Proteins encoded together in one uncultured Desulfosarcina sp. window:
- a CDS encoding heavy metal translocating P-type ATPase translates to MIGRYGDLSVYKTVFKSSDFYRIVAAGSLIPVGYLLSRIDFSMGIGPGLALTGPVLFNLLLILSIALNGFPIILEALKGLMRRKVNVDELVSIAIVACILNGNFLEAAVISFIMVLGSFIEEAVSDRARGAIETLINANPRTATIEEENGRMQVKPVDTIQPGEIAVVKAGAVIPVDGRIVDGSGSIDESLLTGESLPVYKGPGNDLSAGTLNIDGYIKLAVSRTGEDSTIGRIIELVQNAENSRIQSTRIVDRFAAYFTPTILLIAALTWLATRDITRAIAVLVVGCPCSFLLAGPVATVAAVGRAARSGILIKGGEYLEKLARSRTFFFDKTGTLTAGRPSITAIRPAEGFTEAALMEAAAAVERGSTHPIAVAILKKAAIMGIIEKTADELTVIPGVGVKGLVDGKTVSVRAGSADPDDAETVVQVVVNGRPAGEIALLDKARPDVSPALAQLKALGVAHMAVLSGDTPGAVKQVANDIGIAETHCRLKPEDKMAFIRRTDLPDTVFVGDGMNDAPSLKASAVGIAMGQRGSEMALSTADIVLMKDRISQLPFLVRLSRKMTRTINANIAVSLAINLVAICLGAMGLLPPIMGAVAHNMGSILVVLLSSAIAFTREDAVDPAQPCPMNACQHGA, encoded by the coding sequence ATGATCGGACGTTACGGCGACCTGTCGGTATACAAAACGGTTTTCAAATCATCGGACTTTTATCGCATCGTCGCCGCCGGAAGCCTGATCCCGGTCGGCTATTTGTTGTCCCGGATCGATTTTTCCATGGGCATCGGGCCCGGCCTGGCCCTGACCGGCCCTGTGCTGTTCAACCTGCTCCTGATCCTGTCCATCGCTTTGAACGGCTTTCCCATCATTCTGGAGGCTCTCAAAGGACTCATGCGGCGCAAGGTCAACGTCGACGAACTGGTCAGCATCGCCATCGTGGCCTGCATTCTCAATGGCAACTTCCTTGAAGCCGCCGTGATCAGTTTCATCATGGTTCTGGGTTCTTTTATCGAGGAGGCGGTCAGCGACAGGGCCAGGGGGGCGATCGAAACCCTCATCAACGCCAATCCCCGGACCGCCACAATTGAAGAAGAAAACGGTCGCATGCAGGTCAAACCCGTCGACACCATCCAACCCGGTGAAATTGCCGTGGTCAAAGCCGGTGCGGTCATCCCCGTCGATGGCCGCATTGTAGACGGCTCGGGCTCCATCGACGAATCGCTGCTCACCGGCGAGTCGCTGCCGGTATACAAAGGCCCGGGCAACGACCTTTCGGCGGGCACCCTGAACATCGACGGCTATATCAAACTCGCGGTCAGCCGCACCGGGGAAGACTCGACCATCGGCCGCATCATAGAACTGGTCCAGAACGCGGAAAACAGCCGGATCCAAAGCACCCGGATCGTCGACCGCTTCGCCGCATACTTTACACCGACGATTTTGCTGATTGCCGCCCTGACCTGGCTGGCCACCCGGGACATCACCCGCGCCATTGCCGTCTTGGTGGTCGGCTGCCCCTGTTCTTTTCTGCTGGCCGGCCCGGTGGCCACCGTTGCCGCCGTGGGCCGGGCGGCCAGATCGGGGATCTTGATCAAAGGCGGCGAATACCTCGAAAAACTCGCCCGCTCCCGAACCTTTTTCTTCGATAAAACCGGAACCCTGACCGCAGGCAGACCGTCGATCACGGCCATCCGCCCGGCCGAGGGATTCACCGAAGCCGCGCTGATGGAAGCCGCCGCAGCCGTCGAGAGAGGCAGCACCCACCCGATTGCCGTTGCCATTTTGAAAAAAGCTGCAATAATGGGAATTATAGAAAAAACGGCCGACGAATTGACGGTTATCCCCGGAGTCGGCGTCAAGGGCCTTGTCGACGGCAAGACCGTATCGGTCCGTGCCGGGTCGGCCGACCCAGACGATGCCGAGACGGTTGTTCAGGTCGTGGTCAACGGTCGACCGGCGGGTGAAATCGCCCTGCTGGACAAAGCGCGGCCGGATGTTTCCCCTGCCCTGGCCCAACTCAAGGCACTTGGGGTTGCGCACATGGCCGTCCTTTCCGGGGACACGCCCGGCGCCGTAAAACAGGTGGCCAATGACATCGGAATCGCCGAAACCCACTGCCGCCTGAAGCCCGAGGATAAAATGGCATTCATCCGACGCACCGATCTCCCGGACACGGTGTTCGTGGGTGATGGCATGAACGACGCGCCTTCTCTCAAGGCTTCGGCAGTGGGCATTGCCATGGGACAGCGCGGATCGGAAATGGCCCTTTCCACGGCGGACATCGTCCTGATGAAAGACAGGATTTCACAGTTGCCGTTCCTGGTTCGTCTGAGCCGTAAAATGACGCGAACGATCAACGCCAATATCGCCGTCAGTCTGGCCATCAACCTGGTTGCCATCTGCCTGGGGGCCATGGGCCTGCTCCCGCCGATCATGGGTGCCGTGGCCCACAACATGGGGTCGATTCTCGTGGTCCTG
- the cbiQ gene encoding cobalt ECF transporter T component CbiQ: MLSESFARGTSVLHRLDPRLRIVFATLMSILLAVSTAFPTLFTGLALSAGLVLVSGLPLVEVARRLTVVNLFNIVLFLVLPVTFEGTPAFLIGPLTCTREGLLLAARITIKSNAILMVFVALVATMPIATLGHGLHRLHMPKKLVYLLLIAYRYVFVLEQEYQRLHTAIRIRGFIPKTNLHTYKTYAYLFGMLLVRALARADRVYQAMLCRGFKGKFYCIHQFSFSWTDRLWTVFFVVALIVLGGLEWVPPAIF; encoded by the coding sequence GTGCTCAGCGAATCCTTCGCCCGGGGAACGTCCGTGCTGCATCGCCTCGATCCACGGCTGCGGATTGTTTTCGCCACCCTGATGTCAATCCTCCTGGCGGTATCCACGGCCTTTCCCACCCTTTTTACGGGGTTGGCCCTGTCCGCCGGCCTGGTGCTGGTCTCCGGACTGCCCCTGGTGGAGGTCGCCAGGCGGCTGACCGTTGTCAACCTGTTCAACATCGTTCTTTTTCTGGTGCTGCCGGTTACCTTCGAAGGGACACCCGCTTTTCTCATCGGGCCGTTGACGTGCACCCGGGAAGGCCTGCTTCTGGCCGCCCGGATCACGATCAAATCCAATGCCATCCTCATGGTTTTCGTCGCCCTGGTCGCCACCATGCCCATCGCCACCCTGGGCCATGGGCTGCACCGCCTGCACATGCCGAAAAAACTGGTCTATCTGCTGCTGATCGCCTATCGCTATGTGTTCGTGCTGGAACAGGAGTACCAGCGGCTGCACACCGCCATCCGGATCAGGGGGTTTATCCCCAAAACCAATCTGCACACCTATAAAACCTATGCCTATCTGTTCGGCATGCTTCTGGTCCGCGCCCTGGCCAGGGCCGACCGGGTCTACCAGGCCATGTTGTGTCGGGGCTTCAAAGGCAAATTCTACTGCATCCATCAATTCTCTTTTTCCTGGACCGACCGACTCTGGACGGTTTTTTTCGTTGTTGCCCTCATTGTTCTGGGAGGGTTGGAATGGGTGCCTCCGGCGATATTCTGA
- the cbiM gene encoding cobalt transporter CbiM: MHISEGVLSAPVLVTGGALTAVGTAIGLKKLDYDRMAQVGILSAAFFTASLIHVPIGPSSVHLLLNGILGLMLGWGAFPAILVGLALQAVFFQFGGITVLGVNTFNVAGPALLSYYLFGRLIHKDTAIALVAAFACGALSVFLTALMVAVSLLFTEESFFEVAAMVVTAHVPVMIIEGFITAFCVGFLKKVKPDALPGFSPMPDTGTIG; this comes from the coding sequence ATGCATATCTCGGAAGGCGTTCTATCGGCACCGGTTCTTGTCACCGGCGGGGCACTGACGGCTGTGGGCACCGCCATTGGATTGAAAAAACTGGATTATGACCGCATGGCCCAGGTGGGCATTCTGTCGGCGGCCTTTTTCACGGCCTCCCTGATCCACGTTCCCATCGGCCCTTCGAGTGTTCACCTTTTGCTCAATGGCATTCTTGGACTGATGCTGGGGTGGGGGGCGTTCCCTGCCATCCTTGTGGGGCTGGCCCTGCAGGCCGTGTTTTTTCAGTTCGGCGGCATCACCGTTCTGGGAGTGAACACCTTCAATGTGGCCGGGCCGGCCCTGTTGTCTTATTACCTGTTTGGCCGGCTGATCCATAAGGATACCGCCATCGCCCTGGTGGCCGCCTTTGCCTGCGGGGCGTTGTCGGTTTTTCTGACGGCCCTCATGGTCGCCGTTTCCCTCCTTTTCACCGAAGAGAGCTTTTTCGAAGTGGCCGCCATGGTGGTGACCGCTCATGTTCCCGTGATGATCATCGAGGGATTCATTACCGCGTTTTGTGTCGGCTTCCTGAAAAAGGTCAAACCGGACGCACTGCCCGGTTTTTCGCCAATGCCCGACACCGGCACCATCGGATAG